AGCTTTCTGGCTGAACTTTTCTGCAAGGGGGGGCTGTCGAGGTTACACGAGCTGCAGGTAGGAAGGGACACCTTTCCCGAGACTTGAGTGCTGGGGAAACCGGCTTTGACAGCGTCAAAAAGGACTGACTAGTGCAGAGCAAATATGGGAGAGCCAGAGAGAACGGATGCCCATGAATGAAGGAAAAGGCGAGTTGAGGCTGGGGATGGTGTGGCTCGACCCGCATAGAGTCTGTCCCGACTCTTAGCAGAGGGCGCTGGGAAAGCGCTTTCTCGCTTGAGGTGTGGCGATCCTGCAGATACAGTACAAGTGCGCAGGAGGCGGGAGCACGCGGTACCCTCCGCCTGCGTGCGGCTTAAAGCTACAGGGGCTCGTTTTCGTTTACTGAGAACTCGTCCTGAGATGGACAATCTAGACATGGAACTTTTAGAGATTTCTCCTCGACCAAGATGATCAGAGAGGTCCTGAATGTCTGCCTTGCGCAAAGTTCCTGTTTTGCCCATCGCACTCAAACTTTCTAGGGATGGGAAGTgagaggaggagtttgcagtatCAAAGACATACAATAGCTGGGCACCCTAGAAGGAGCAGAAGCTCCCTCTTCCCAAGCCCAGTCAACACCCTTGGCGTGGGCACAGGTCGAGCTGAAAGTCCCCGCCCAGGTATCCAAGTGTCCGCTGCGCCCCCTCCCCCAGGTGCAGGGCGCCGCGCGCTTCGGGCCAGTGTGGCTAGCCAGCTTCGGGACAGTGCGCACCGTGTACGTGGCTGCTCCTGCACTCGTCGAGGAGCTGCTGCGACAGGAGGGACCCCGGCCCGAGCGCTGCAGCTTCTCGCCCTGGACGGagcaccgccgccgccgccagcgGGCTTGCGGACTTCTCACCGCGTGAGTCTTCTCTGCCCCCAGAAAGCCAAACATCCTGCAGCGGCCCTCTCCTGCTGCGGGTCCCGAAACTATCGAATTtaggggcatggtgggaggttGGCTGTCCTACTCTACCTTTGGTCATCTTGGGGTCCCCATCCCAGTCTGCTTCCCCCACACTCGGGTTGAGCCCCAACCTCACTCCCCGCCTACCTCCTTATCATTTGAGACCAGAATCCTGGGACCTGGGGGAGCCAGAGGAATTGGGTTAGGGTACCAGGATCTGGATGGAATGAATGTAAGGTTCTGTGATTCAAGTTACCCGGGAACCCCAGCCCCTGCGGGCAGGAAATGAGTAAAGAGGAAAGGGGTTGGAAGACAGGCGCAGGCCGGTGCAGGTTTCTGTACCCCAAGGGGGCAGACGCAATCCCTTTCCTGGCCACCGCAGCCGAATGCGCTTCTTCACTGCAACCAGTCCCGTCGAGCCGTCCCCACCTCCCCGATGCGCACTCTCTCCTCAACCCTGCAGGGAAGGCGAAGAATGGCAAAGGCTCCGCAGTCTCCTGGCCCCACTCCTCCTCCGGCCTCAAGCGGCCGCCCGCTACGCCGGAACCCTGGACCACGTAGTCCGCGACCTTGTGCGGCGTCTGAGGCGCCAGCGCGGACGTGGCACGGGGCCGCCTGCCCTGGTTCGGGACGTGGCGGGTGAATTTTACAAGTTCGGACTGGAAGGTGAGTCCCAGGACAGAGCTGGGCAGGCGTCGGGGGCGCCCTACCGGAGCCTCCCTGAGCCCTGACGGCGCCCCCTCCCGATAAGGCATCGCCGCAGTTCTGCTGGGCTCACGCTTGGGCTGCCTGGAAGCTCAAGTGCCGCCTGACACGGAGACCTTCATCCGCGCGGTGGGCTCCGTGTTTGTGTCCACGCTGTTGACCATGGCGATGCCCCACTGGCTGCGCCGCCTTGTGCCTGGGCCCTGGGGCCGCCTCTGCCGAGACTGGGACCAGATGTTTGCATTTGGTAAGGCACAGGATGAGGTGGGAATGGGGGAATGTAAAGCTGTCGAGGGGTAGCGAGGTATTCACGTGCCTTCTACCACGCAGCTCAGAGGCACGTGGAGCGgcgagaggccgaggcagccatGAGGAACCGAGGACAGCCCGATAAGGACCTGGAATCCGGGGCGCACCTGACCCACTTTCTGTTCCAGGAAGAGTTGCCTGCCCAGTCCATCCTGGGGAATGTGACGGAGTTGCTACTGGCGGGAGTGGACACGGTTAGATTCTCCCTCCGTGCTGTGAGCCTGTTCCAGGGCTTAGCCTCCCCAGACTCCGGGACCATTTTTCTGTTGCAGGGGATCCGTTATGGCCACGTAGATCAGCTTGGCTTAACACCCCGTAGCCCCAGACTGTTCCATAATCTGCACCCTCTGCTGGGTTCCCACACCCAACAGCTCTCTTGCTTTCACGTTTCTCAGGTGTCCAACACGCTCTCCTGGGCTCTGTATGAGCTCTCCCGGCATCCCGAGGTCCAGACAGCACTCCACTCCGAGATCACAGCTGCCCTGGGCCCTGGCTCCAGTGCCCACCCCCCAGCCACTGTTCTGTCCCAACTGCCCCTGCTGAAGGCAGTGGTCAAGGAAGTGCTAaggtgaggggagaggagaggaggaacaAGAGGAAATGCCAAGGAAGGCTGCGGAAGCAAATAGTGGATGGAAGCAGGGAGAGAGCAGAGAAAAATGGCACTCTACTACTGGTCAAAAAGGGTTTGGAAGTTGGAAACAATGAGAAGAGGGCTGCAGCCCCTAGCCTTACCTTGCTGTCTCCATTTTGTGCTTTGCAACCTAGACTGTACCCTGTGGTACCTGGAAATTCTCGTGTCCCGGACAAAGACATTCATGTGGGTGATTATATTATCCCCAAAAATGTGAGTAGAGCCTATGCACCCTTTCTACTGAGCCATTCCTCACTATCTTAGGCCCCAGCCCTGTTCTCAAGCACTCTCCTAAAAGCCCTTCAAACACTCCCCTTAACCTCTCTCTAGGATATGCCTTTCTGGGATATAATGGGACACTGGAGAGATCCTTCCAAAAGTAGCCCCAGAAAACTTCCCCATCACCCACTAGGACCTGCCTTTGTCCCTGTCTGAATATCCTATTCATGCCTGCCCCCATTCTGAGCACAAACTGAcaagtttgtttttcttcccaCCAGACGCTGGTCACTCTGTGTCACTATGCCACTTCAAGGGACCCTGCCCAGTTCCCAGAGCCAAATTCTTTTCGTCCAGCTCGCTGGCTGGGGGAGGGTCCCACCCCCCACCCATTTGCGTCTCTTCCCTTTGGCTTTGGCAAGCGCAGCTGCATGGGGAGACGCCTGGCAGAGCTTGAATTGCAAATGGCTTTGGCCCAGGTGAGTGCTCTAGATTTTATAccttccccaggctggagagacCCTAACCCTCTAAAGTTGTGAGATCTTTCCCCTGACAACCATAGGAAATCATGTAAGACCTGGTAGAATGAATCTTCTAAAATATGATAAGCCCATTATAGGCCTAGAGTGTAAGTGAGGGTATTCAAACTATTTTTTCCCTTCCACAATCCCTCACCCTTATTAACCAAGAAGTCCCCTACTGGCCACAGGTGCCACCCAATCATTGACCATTCTAACACTAATAATGCATGCCCTTTACCAATCAATCCCCCCACTATAGATATCTTTCATAGTAGTGCTCACCTTCTTCCCTTTCCAGATCCTGACACATTTTGAGGTGCAGCCTGAGCCAGGTGCGGCCCCAATCAGACCCATGACCCGGACTGTCCTGGTACCTGAGAGGAGCATCAACCTACAGTTTTTGGACAGATAGTCCTGTGGAAAGAGGCTGTCATCATCACCCTTTCGTTCATCGTAGGGATAATATTTTTTGTAGGCACAAGACCAAGAGATACATCTGCCCCTAAGGCCTATCTGACCAAACTAGATAGAATGACCATAGTGAAGTGTGAGGCAGCCCTGACCAATGTGTGAAGTATGCACTTGGCCTGACTCAGTAGGCCAAGTGAGAAAACCATTGTCTCTCTCTGTGCTTGGCCCTTCCGATCATGTATGCATCCCCCAAGGATGAGATCAGATTTTAACTAATAATGCTGGATAGCCTGAGGAAAGATTCAACCGCCGCTGTTTTTGGGCTTTCACAGTGTTCATTGATGCTGCTGGCTAAGCATTTATCAAAGCATAAGCTCAGTAACTGTGCATCTGCTCTGTACCTGGTTGGTCCTTCCTCTTTGCATGTAAGCACTTTGAGAGGAAGGGTGAAgccttatttgtttttaatgtccCCTGCCAGGGCCCATCTCTGACTGGGTGACACCATACATGTTCTTAGATTGAATCTGAACCATGTGGCGGAAGGGATAAGCAGCTTAGTAGACTCTGTCTACCCCCTTCCTTCTTTGTCTTGCCCATAGGAAGGTGAATCTGCCCTAGCCTGGTTTACAATTTCTTACAACTCTCCTTTGCTCTCTGGCCACAATTAAGTGGGTTTGCCCCATCACTTAGTTCTCAGGCAGAGACATCTTTGGGCCTGTCCCTGCCCAGGCCTCTGGCttcttttttatattgaaaagttttaaatattcataaattttagaataaaaaatcaaGGCCAGGCgaggaggctcaagcctgtaatcccagcactttgggaggccgaggtgggcggatcatgaggtcaggagatcaagaccatcctggctaacacggtgaaaccgcatctctactaaaaaatacaaaaaactagatgggcaaggtggcgggcgcctgtagtcccagctactcgggaggctaaggcaggagaatggtgtaaacccgggaggcggagcttgcagtgagcggagatccggccactgcactccagcctgggtgacagagcgagactccgtctcaaaaaaaaaaaaagaataaaaaatcaaatattccaCTCTTGACTTTGACTTATTTCTCACATATTACCACTTCCTACAAGACCTGGAGGTAAGACCCTAACCCTCCCATCTCCCACCTTGGTTTCTCAGGTCCTGGGGGTGACCCCCATAACAATGGGAGGTCTGGATGCCTGGAAGAGTAGTTTGTAACACTAACCCAGACATGTTTCTGTCTGTAGTGGGAACAGCCAAGTCTAGTCTGGCTTCCTGGAAGAGATTAAGGGGGCGGGGGGTGAAAAGTAACTGCAGGGGCTAAGCTGTAAAATCGGCCGGGAGCTAGGGATTTGCAGAGATTGCTGACTCTGGTAAGGAAAGTGCTTTCGGACTGCCAGGATTGAAGGAAGTCCTAGATTGGTCACTCTGCCCTCTCTGGAACAGTTCTTCCAAGATAATTTCCTTCAGAGGAAGGGATACAAGCAGAGAAGTGGAATCAGACAGACAGAATGAAAGCTGAGTGTGGGGGTGGCCAGAAGCCCTGGGGCACTGAAGCAGGATAAGGGCAGTGGGCAGAGGGAGCCTGTTTCCCTGAGTCAGCATTCTCTGGCCccccagaggctgggcacagctCTCCTCTTGTGATGTATACAGATTAACTCATCTTCCATCCAAATAAATCTCTCAGCACACTGCACAGTTCCTTCTGCATCCCAGATTACCCTCCCCATGTCAAGACTTGCCCCACTTCCCCTACCCCTCACCCTATtccaattagctgggtgtaaatGGAGATTTCACTTCAcacttcttcctcctccacaCCTTGGTCTCCTGGCCTAGACATGGCTCCCTGACCACAGAAACTCCATTTAGCCACCAGGCCTTCTGCGGGGGCATCTAATTATGCAAGATCTACAGAGGGGCAGGGAGGACCCAAAGCCTCGTAAAAAGATCAAGCTTTCTGTGCAATTTTCTGACCTTCTCAACTCCTTCCCTACTGTATACTCAGTCTCCACCCCTATTCCTCTATTACTGAACTCAATTTGAACGTAAATGACCAAATTTTTAACAGATTTGAGCTTTGAGGGAGAATAAAGCCCAGCTTGTGGTCAGACCCTTTCCCCTGGAATCAGTGATGATAATTCTGCCCACTCGTACTCCCTGTTTTCCAGTGGGCAAGTAGGAATGCCCACTTGAGGAGGGCAGTAGTTTCCATGACCCCTTTCCTGGACAATGATCTTTTTAAGttggaaaaagggaagaagaggagacCATACTGATTGCTGGCCCCAACCCCCATACCAATACTTCCATTAGTGCTGAAGGAGAGGGGAAAGTGTCCCACTTCGCCTCATTTTAGGACCCAGAGTGTAAATGGAtacagtgtgtttgtgtgtgagtatGTCTATTTTCTTTGGTATGTCTAACCTTCCCTGCAGATCCATCACAGAGGACAGCTCAGGCTTGGTACAGGAAGCTCCACATGTGTCCTATATGCCTGAGCCCTACCTGCCAGTATAGATAATAGTAGTCACTCTGATTTGCAATCCCCCATTTGGTCCCCACCACCTCTTCTGTGAATGGCAAATCAGGAAAGTCTAGCCTTTCTGTCTCCCAACTTGGGGGGTATAGAGGGTTCTCTCTCTGGGGAAAGTTTCCTACTGAGCAGATGGAGGACTCAGTCTCAGCTCCCTCTCCACTCTACTCCCTCAGAAATTGGAAGTTATATACTTCCACACTTTGAAATTACTTGAACCCCAGTCCAGCTTTAGTTCCTACATCCCTAGGTTAGTCTGGATGCCAGCACCATGGACAGCGAcaaagaccccccccccccccaccccctccccctttTGGGAGAGGCGAGGGGATCAAGGTTTCCTGGGCAAGTATATGTGTAGGCCTTTACAAGAGAATCATTTTCTCCAACACATCCCCAGGGACGAAGGAGGCAGAGCAGAACCTTCCCTGAGAGAAGGATCAATAATAAGAAAGGCCTCCAGATCTAACTTTAGCTGTGAATGAAGGAATTACTTAATTGCTGATGAATGGTTTACTTAAAAAACAGCATCATTCATATAATACACAACCCCAAGGTCACAGAAGAAAGTGCCCAGCCTTCAGGCTGACCCACATTTTAACCAGTCTTTCCCAAATCTTTTCTCTATAAACAACAGTCCTCTATGCTGCTGCCTCCAAACATAATGCCATCCATTAATACCACTAGCTCGGCACACTGGGATCAAACCTGTGACCCTAAACTGCCATAGAAATAGCTTAAACTGGGGTTGGAGACTCATAACTGAGGAGGGGGGTTCCCTCCATCTCACTCCAGATGAGTCCAAATTCACTTCACACTGCTTTTCTGGGTGAGCACAGTACTTGCGAAGGGCTAAAAGAACCCAGATGATCTCCAGAAAAAGGCGGATGGCTccagccttccccagcccacaggCCCAAATATTCAGTCAGAGGAGTTCTCATTCTTACAAATAATCACCATGCTTCACATTTGCAATGTCTATTTTCCCTCATATTTCCATACCTATTATGTCACTCAACACAAAATTCCAAGATTCTGTGCAACTTCagatgaaaaacacattttagaatTTGTTATACCAGCtactatttgaaataaatgaaccATCAACTATTCTAGAAATCTCCCTATGTCATTGCTGATTCTCTTTGCAACGACATCCAACCTGTCCCTCATTTATCCTTATtccaaccctatgaggtagacaGGAAAACCATAGCcaagagatttttttctaaatcataCAACTCATAGGTGGCAGGTCCAGGTCTACCCCTAGATACCTCTGAGCACTGCCACCTAGCAGCCAACATGAATTATTCACCAGCAAATGGGAGTCACACCTACAACTCGGAACCCACTGCTGCATTTGGGATTTGCAACCTGTGCAGAGAAACCTCCCCACACCTCCCAACCCTCCAGAAAAGCCCCAGATGAGAAAGGAGTCTCCATGTGCATATAAATGATTCTTTATGCCCTTCCCCCATGCAATGGGGGATGGAGCAGGGGGAAGTCCCCCGCCCTCATGCAGGGAACGGGAGGTCAATGTATATTAGTCTTATTGCCAGATGCCCTGTGGCCATGGGGTGGGGAATAGGGGTCTACAGCCCCTTTCTTCTGGCATTGGTCCCCCTTCACCAAGTCACCATGGTGGAGCTGGGGGGCTGGAGGCCCTAGGAGCTGAGGTAAAGACGGTTCTCTCCAGGGAAAGAAAGCTGCTCTCCCCGCCTGCCCACCGGCCATCTCTGGATGAGTGTGAGGAGCTGCCAGTGGGTACTGAAATGTCATCCAGGTGTCTCTACCCAGTGGGCAGTGAGGCCAGACAATGTCTCCAGCTTGAGGCTGCCCACAGAGATCCTAGGTGATGGGGGCAGCATGCCCCAAACACCTTGTCCAGCTGGTACCTCCAGCAGTCATGAGAGCTCTTCTCTGACTGATGCATTGACTCAAGATCCCTGCTCCTGGAGTCCAGTTCAGACTGTAGTGACCCTCATGACAACCTCTCGGCCAGAATGGGAGCTGGAACGGGTATCTGGTGGCCGCAGCTGCCCAAGGAGGTGCAAGATTGTATAACCGCAGCGCTGAGGCAAGAGCGTCCGCATGCGCTGGGCAGCTGGGGGGCGGCTGGTGGCCCCAGAGGTGGGGCCCGTCCGTGAGGTCCTGGGGCCCGGCTTCCCTGCCGTCCCTCCCCCTGCATCTCCTCCTATGTCCTTGGTCTTGTCATAATTTAGGACCTTCCACTGCTGGTTCACTGCCTGCCAGCGCTTGAAGATGCGGTAGACAGAGGATCCTTCATGGATGATGAGGCCTGAGCAATAGGGATAAGAAATCCAGGGTTAACTGTGGCCTAGATCTAGGCCAGAGGTACTTAAGCAAGCATTTCTTCAGAGTGAGAAGATACAGTTGCAAAGGGCCCTGGAGAAGCAGGGAAGTGGGTTGAGGGGGCACCAGGATAGCACTAAAGGCCCCCAGTGGCAGAAAATAAAGCCATGAAACTGAGGGGATGGGCAGGGGAGTCAGGTGTGTAAGAGGAAGATACAGAGCAGGTAAAGGAGAGAGAGGTGCCCTCACCTATGCAGACGACATCCATGAAGCCATACATGCCGTAGCAGATCTGAAAGAGCAGATCCTGTCGTTGCCACTTGGCTGAAGGGCTGAGTGAGGACCAGATGAGCCAGGAGATGCTGGCAACCAGGAAGAGCGAGCCCAGGACTATGGCAGCAATCTGGACCTTCTCGATGACCGTCAGGGAGATGGCCTGCCACTGTGTGGGAGAAAGGGCTCCAAAGAGTCCCAGAAAGGGATGGAGGGCCAGGTGATGGGTGGCCCTGAAGAGCAGGGTGCTCCAGTAACCTTCCCTAAAACCTTCAGGCAGGATCAACATCTGTCTTCTCTGTGCCTTGATTAAATCTAGAACGTGGCACTTGTCTGACACCACTTgtctgtcttattttaaaaagacaggatTGGGCAAGTGCTCTGAAACCAAAACATCTAGATTTGAATCCCAAATCTTGACTCCATCACTTACTGGCTAAGTAACCTTGGGTAAGTTTTCAAATCTTTGTGCATCAGtatcctcatttgtaaaaggggATAACAACAGTATCTAACTAATaagattattgtgaagattaaaagagttaataCACACCAAAACTTGACACAGAAAATACTACACGTTTGCTATCATcatca
The Rhinopithecus roxellana isolate Shanxi Qingling chromosome 10, ASM756505v1, whole genome shotgun sequence DNA segment above includes these coding regions:
- the MARCHF9 gene encoding E3 ubiquitin-protein ligase MARCH9, with the translated sequence MLKSRLRMFLNELKLLVLTGGGRPRAEPQPRGGGGGGCGWAPFAGCSTRDGDGDGDEEEYYGSEPRARGLAGDKEPRAGPLPPPAPPLPPPGALDALSLSSSLDSGLRTPQCRICFQGPEQGELLSPCRCDGSVRCTHQPCLIRWISERGSWSCELCYFKYQVLAISTKNPLQWQAISLTVIEKVQIAAIVLGSLFLVASISWLIWSSLSPSAKWQRQDLLFQICYGMYGFMDVVCIGLIIHEGSSVYRIFKRWQAVNQQWKVLNYDKTKDIGGDAGGGTAGKPGPRTSRTGPTSGATSRPPAAQRMRTLLPQRCGYTILHLLGQLRPPDTRSSSHSGREVVMRVTTV
- the LOC104682342 gene encoding 25-hydroxyvitamin D-1 alpha hydroxylase, mitochondrial — its product is MTQTLKYASRVFHRVRWAPELGASLGYREYDSARRSLADIPGPSTPSFLAELFCKGGLSRLHELQVQGAARFGPVWLASFGTVRTVYVAAPALVEELLRQEGPRPERCSFSPWTEHRRRRQRACGLLTAEGEEWQRLRSLLAPLLLRPQAAARYAGTLDHVVRDLVRRLRRQRGRGTGPPALVRDVAGEFYKFGLEGIAAVLLGSRLGCLEAQVPPDTETFIRAVGSVFVSTLLTMAMPHWLRRLVPGPWGRLCRDWDQMFAFAQRHVERREAEAAMRNRGQPDKDLESGAHLTHFLFQEELPAQSILGNVTELLLAGVDTVSNTLSWALYELSRHPEVQTALHSEITAALGPGSSAHPPATVLSQLPLLKAVVKEVLRLYPVVPGNSRVPDKDIHVGDYIIPKNTLVTLCHYATSRDPAQFPEPNSFRPARWLGEGPTPHPFASLPFGFGKRSCMGRRLAELELQMALAQILTHFEVQPEPGAAPIRPMTRTVLVPERSINLQFLDR